Within Candidatus Aegiribacteria sp., the genomic segment CAGGAACATCCACAGCGAAATCCCTCCTATGAGGAATTTGTGCATACGAACAAAATCAAGAATACTTTCATAACCAGCACGGGACACGATGTTCAACAGCTCCGCTCACGTGACTGGTTGATGCATTTATCCAGTTAATTTACTCTTTTCTATGAGTTGTCCGCTAATATATTTGTGTAATATGCTCTTTATAAAAGTCTGATACTTCAATCCCTCTCGGGCAGCCTCTTCTTTGATCCTATTTAGTTCATATGGATCTATTCTAATATTCATTTTCGTTTCTTTTTTAAGATAATGCTTCGCTGCCTTCTTAATTTCAGTTTGTTCTTTCTTGTTTGGTTTACTGATGTCCTTTAAGCTAACAGTTTCTATTGATTCTACGATGTTTTTTTCTTCATCGTCCAAGTATTCAGGATTGTACTTAGTCATCTGAATTACCTCCAATCAGATGTTTGAATTTTCTACTTGGATATATTGTCTTTAAGAACCAAGTATCACCTTCTTGTATTATGTACGGTACGCAAAATGCGTAATTATTAACATCAACAATAAGAATTTTCTGATTCGGATATTTCTCTTTATTCGGATTATCAAAATTTAAGAGAATACCTTTTTCAGCGATTGCCTCTATCACATCGTAAAATGTGACTCCGCGTTCAAGAAATATTTCCTCATTCTTTTTCTGGCTGAAATCAAATTTCATGATACAATACTATTGGATTGTGCGCACAACGTCAATACCAATTTTTAAGGATAATAAGGTTAAATATTCTCTTGAAACGATTCTATTAGCCATTGCCATGCAGGAAGAATTTCAACTGTCCGCCCATCCCGCTCAAATGTACTTCTATCATCCGAGGTTCTCGGAATATGCAAGTGGAATAGTAGCAAAACCGTGATCCATCAGATACACCTTCCTGGGGTTCATTCTTCTTTTGTGCGCAGATGGATCGCAAAGTTCACCTGTATGAATAAAGAATGCCTCTTCCAGATATGACAGGTAAGCTGATACGGTTTTCTTGCTTGATGATATCCCTTCCGACTTGAGTCTCCTGGTAAACCTTGAAATAGAGAACAAAGTCGAAAATGAATGGAGAAAATACTCCATCAGCCTTTGCATGGTTGGAGCAGCGTGAATATCGAATCTTTCAACCAGATCGTTGAAGAAGACAGTTCTGAAGTAGGATGATAGAAGTTCACTCCTTCTGAGATTTGATCCCGCAAGAACGACCTCCGGAAACCCGCCTGTCTTAATGTATGATTGAAGCGCACCCGATAGCTTCCCGCTCTGCTCCGTGAAAAGCATTGTTTTATCCATACGGCTCATCCGTTTAAACACAAAGGTGACTTTGGGTCATTCATGTCTAATGACCCCTGACATTCTACATTCAAGTGAAAGTATATCCCGAAACAGTTAACATTCCGAGCACCGACAATTAGAATTCCCTGATCAGTAAAGAAAGCCAAAAAGGTAAAGAGGTATCTCATGCTTTCCTCCGTACAGGATATCATCCTTTACCAGGTATGCTCTATCGAGATTCTTACCTATCTGCTTTAGTGATTTATTCCGACCCCCAACCTCAAACACTGTACCCTTTACTTCAAAATCACCGATTCTGCTGTAATGCACCTGATGGCCGCTGTTTTTTATCATACTCACAAAAAATATTTCCCTGACGGACCCTGTATTGCTTTTTGCACCGATCTCAGCAGTAATGGTTTCGTAAAGGTTCGAATTGTCAAGATAGATCTTCTCAGTCTGTTTGAGCAGGCCGCTGCCGGTTTTTCCCGAACTTATCAGCGTCAGCAGACCTGTTTCCTGCAACATGTGCAGATACCTGGCGACAGTTTTGTTATCAAGACCTATATTCCGAGAGATGCTGTTTATGCTTAATTCCCCCGGAGGAATAGTTGCGGTATATGCCAGTATTCTCTTGAAACTCGGCAGATTCTCCGTTTTTATCGCATAGTGGTTCACTATATCCTCGTAGATTGTTTTGTCTACGATCCGGAGCAACTTCTGAGAATAGGTTGACTCGTCCTCAAGAAAAAACGGATAGTATCCGGCAGAAAGGTACTGTCTGAAGGATCCTCTCAGCTTTTCTGTCGAGCCGATTTTCCTGGCGTATTTTCTATTGTTCGTCAGCAGCTCTTCAAATTCAATTGGCTCTTCAGTGAGTATGCTTTTGAAATGAAGATATTCTCTGAACGACAATCCATTTATTCTGAAGATGACGGCTCTCCTGGACAGATCGTAAGTACCTTTGGTCAGATCCAAACTTGAGCTTCCGGAGAAAACTGTTTTAACATCCGGATAAGTGTCGTATATATTTTTAAGTTCCTGGTTCCAGTT encodes:
- a CDS encoding AAA family ATPase, which translates into the protein MERFFASYERLLQSVNFKTYRYLYKDFNLDSRLTGLIGPRGTGKTTLLLQYIKDKIEDREKCIYVSMDNIYFSETRLIDFVNELYEIYGIRYFFLDEVHKYPNWNQELKNIYDTYPDVKTVFSGSSSLDLTKGTYDLSRRAVIFRINGLSFREYLHFKSILTEEPIEFEELLTNNRKYARKIGSTEKLRGSFRQYLSAGYYPFFLEDESTYSQKLLRIVDKTIYEDIVNHYAIKTENLPSFKRILAYTATIPPGELSINSISRNIGLDNKTVARYLHMLQETGLLTLISSGKTGSGLLKQTEKIYLDNSNLYETITAEIGAKSNTGSVREIFFVSMIKNSGHQVHYSRIGDFEVKGTVFEVGGRNKSLKQIGKNLDRAYLVKDDILYGGKHEIPLYLFGFLY